The following coding sequences are from one Campylobacter sp. RM16187 window:
- a CDS encoding bifunctional riboflavin kinase/FAD synthetase, with the protein MPNFSTLLTKDNITAVAIGHFDGVHRGHRELLNRLGEFGGLVVIDKNKANITPKLKRAEYSRYPCFLYDFNEIKGLSGDEFVELLKRDFKNLKKIVVGFDFRFGRNRAWDKYGLRRLFDGEVDIVEEVCFEGMGVHSSAIREFIKQGQIYEANLLIGREYSIEGDVIKGQGIGQKELVPTLNLDVKNYLLPIEGVYATRTRIGYKTYGSVTFIGNRLSTDGKFSVETHVINENISNASHVAVCFIKRLRGNMKFADLSSLKAQIKFDISEASKFVGTCDLYIDDKMIRGGVAQR; encoded by the coding sequence ATGCCGAATTTTTCTACGCTTTTAACAAAGGATAATATCACCGCTGTTGCTATCGGGCATTTTGACGGGGTGCATCGCGGTCACAGAGAGCTTTTAAACCGCTTGGGCGAATTTGGCGGACTTGTCGTCATAGATAAAAACAAGGCAAATATAACTCCAAAGCTTAAACGCGCCGAATACTCCAGATATCCGTGCTTTTTGTATGATTTTAACGAGATAAAAGGGCTTAGCGGAGATGAGTTTGTCGAGCTTTTAAAAAGGGATTTTAAAAATTTAAAAAAGATAGTCGTGGGGTTTGATTTTAGATTTGGGCGAAACAGAGCGTGGGACAAGTATGGCTTAAGGCGACTTTTTGACGGCGAGGTTGATATCGTGGAGGAAGTTTGCTTTGAGGGTATGGGCGTGCATAGCTCTGCGATTCGAGAGTTTATAAAACAGGGGCAAATTTACGAGGCAAATCTCTTAATAGGGCGCGAATACTCAATCGAAGGCGATGTGATCAAAGGTCAAGGAATAGGGCAAAAAGAGCTTGTGCCGACTTTAAATTTGGACGTGAAAAACTATCTTTTGCCTATCGAGGGCGTTTATGCAACTAGAACCAGAATAGGCTATAAGACTTACGGTTCGGTAACTTTTATCGGAAATCGCTTAAGCACGGACGGCAAATTTAGCGTAGAAACTCACGTCATAAACGAAAATATATCAAACGCAAGCCACGTGGCGGTATGCTTTATAAAGCGACTTCGCGGAAATATGAAATTTGCCGATTTAAGCAGTTTAAAAGCGCAGATTAAATTCGACATAAGCGAAGCCTCTAAATTCGTAGGAACCTGTGATCTGTATATAGACGACAAGATGATAAGAGGGGGTGTGGCGCAAAGATGA
- the cmoA gene encoding carboxy-S-adenosyl-L-methionine synthase CmoA: protein MRDEIFKEPIKKQFEFDAAVASVFDDMINRSVPHYDIAQSLIVEFLVKTLKKEAFVLDLGCSTASTLLRLYEARSDLNLRGIDNAAAMLENANAKIRAYGANITLELADILECDLGVQDVVLMNYTLQFIRPIKRQEFVGKIYESLNENGIFVFSEKMIFEDKTLSKNIIEIYENYKLNQGYSKFEIAQKREALENVLIPYTEAENRELALNAGFKSVECLFRWANFAAFIAFK, encoded by the coding sequence ATGAGAGATGAAATTTTTAAAGAGCCGATAAAAAAGCAGTTTGAATTTGACGCTGCGGTCGCTAGCGTGTTTGACGATATGATAAACCGCTCGGTTCCGCACTATGATATAGCCCAAAGCCTCATTGTCGAATTTCTTGTAAAAACCTTAAAAAAAGAAGCTTTTGTGCTTGATCTTGGCTGCTCTACGGCTTCTACTTTGCTAAGGCTTTATGAGGCGAGAAGTGATCTGAATTTGCGCGGTATAGATAACGCAGCCGCCATGCTTGAAAATGCAAACGCCAAGATAAGAGCTTATGGTGCAAATATAACTCTTGAGCTCGCCGATATCTTGGAGTGCGATTTAGGTGTGCAAGATGTGGTGCTTATGAACTATACTTTGCAGTTTATTCGCCCTATAAAAAGACAGGAATTCGTAGGCAAAATTTACGAGAGCCTAAATGAAAACGGAATTTTCGTCTTTAGCGAAAAGATGATATTTGAAGATAAGACATTAAGTAAAAATATCATCGAAATTTACGAAAACTACAAGCTAAATCAAGGGTATTCTAAATTCGAAATCGCTCAAAAGCGAGAAGCTCTTGAAAACGTGCTGATACCATATACTGAAGCCGAAAATAGAGAGCTTGCTTTAAATGCGGGATTTAAGAGTGTGGAGTGCTTGTTTAGGTGGGCAAATTTCGCCGCATTTATAGCATTTAAGTAG